The Mus pahari chromosome 5, PAHARI_EIJ_v1.1, whole genome shotgun sequence genomic sequence ACCGGATCCATCAGAGTGTCTGTTTCACCAGACATCATCTTACCAGCAGAGCAGAGCCTCTGTGTTGGAAGCCTCCCGCTGATACTGCACAGGAAAAAGCAACTGGCTTGGACTAGAGGCCTGGCTTCCCTTTGAAGGAGCTATTCTGTGATCTGTGCTGCTAGTAAGTGATTGACAGTATTCTAGACTGGACTGGTCCCTGAGTACAGAAACTGAGTTGCAATTAAGTGAAGAATAAACTACAAGATCTTGAAGAACTGCACTAGGTGCAAGCCAGGTTCAGCACTCCAGTGTTGTTGAACTGACAAGTTGCTAAAGGAAACTGTAACTGGactgcttccctctctctgtcattgttgctttttgttgttaCATTGCTTTGTGTTGTCTTTCTAAGCCCAGATGTTCTCCGATAATTCTCACTGCCCTGATTGTGGGCAGCAGTGGTTCCCTAGTTTAGAACTAGGGCACTGGTTGTACCAAACTGAACTTGTTGAAAATGAGTGTTACCAAGTGTTCTTAGACCGTATTAACAGGGCTGATTACTGCCCTGAATGTTACCCTGACAATCCTGCTAATAGAAGCCTTGTTCTGCCTTGGTCTTTCCCACTTGAGTGGGCACCTCAAAATCTTACCAGGTGGACCTTTGAAAAAGCTTGCCATCCATTTCTTCTGGGTCCTCCACTGGTTAGAAAAAAGATACATGACTCCAGGGTAGCTGGTTTTAATCCTGCGCTACAATTAATTTTGTCCAGAACAGACAAAACCTTAAACAAGAAACTCGGCCAAAGCAAATGACTTCTGTAACAGAATCATGGAGACTCTCAAGGGCTTTGTGTTCATAGCCTAGGGGAGAAGAAGAATTaacttgtttctgttttccttctctttttctttcttattaatttttaaggtgctggggattgaatctgggtgccttgtgcatgctaggcaagtgctcttccaCTAAGTTAAACCAAGGCTCCCCCTTTCTAAGACTGACTCAGACTGCTGTTACTACTCTGTCAACTGCATAAATTGTTGGGTCTGCTTCTGCGGTCTATGCATATTTTAGCATAAATTTAGTTGATTTGCAGCCAGAGTATTTACCTAGAGCCAGACTAACCTATAGCCCCTATAAATGCTTTCGAACTACCTGGCCCCTCTTGAAAAATCACCACAACCTAAGTACTGACAAGATAATGTGGTCCTGGAGGGGAGGCCCCATGTTGTATGCCCCATTAACTTTTTCTATCAGTACCTGTTATGAGAACATGTTCTTGTAACTGTATTCTAGATTCTAATAAATTTTAATACACTACATTATTCTAATTTTCTCCTCTTATATTGATCAATAATGagagatgtgtgtatgtacatgtaaattttttttcatatatataaccATTATTTGACACTGTTTT encodes the following:
- the Tor1aip2 gene encoding torsin-1A-interacting protein 2 — encoded protein: MFSDNSHCPDCGQQWFPSLELGHWLYQTELVENECYQVFLDRINRADYCPECYPDNPANRSLVLPWSFPLEWAPQNLTRWTFEKACHPFLLGPPLVRKKIHDSRVAGFNPALQLILSRTDKTLNKKLGQSK